The Arachis ipaensis cultivar K30076 chromosome B10, Araip1.1, whole genome shotgun sequence DNA window gcttctcttggagttgaacgtcactttgtaacctgtttttggcatttaactccactttgtaacctatttctggcgtttgactccagaatgcagcatggaactggcgttcaataccagtttgcatcgtctaaactcgggcaaagtatagactattatatatttatggaaagccctggatatctactttccaacgcaattgagagcgtgccatttagagttctttaactccagaaaattcactttgagtgcagggaggtcagaatccaacagcatctgcagttcttcttcaacctctgaatctgatttttgctcaggtccctcaatttcagccagaaaatacctgaaatcacagaaaaacacacaaacttatagtaaagtccagaaatatgaattttaattaaaaactaataaaaatatactaaaaactaactaaatcatactaaaaactatgtaaaaataataccaaaaagcgtataaattatccgctcatcacaacaccaaacttaaattgttgcttgtcgccaagcaactgaaaatcaaataggataaaaagaagagaaattctaaaatatcaatgaaacttagctccaatcagatgagcgggacttgtagctttttgcctcttgaatagttttggcatttcactatatccattgaggttcagaatgattggcatctataggaacttagaattcagatagtgttattgattctcctagtttagtatgttgattcttgaacacagctactttatgagtcttggccgtggccctaagcactttgttttttagtattactaccggatacataaatgccacagacacataactgggtgaaccttttcagattgtgactcagctttgctaaagtccccaattagaggtgtccaggtttcttaagcacactctatttttgctttggaccttgactttaaccgctcagtctcaagttttcacttgacaccttcacgtcacaagcacatggttagggacagcttggtttagccgcttaggccaggattttattcctttaggccctcctatccactgatgctcaaagccttggatccttttttatttacccttgccttttggttttaagggctattggctttttgctcttgccttttggtttaaagagcttttggctttttctgcttgctttttctttttctttcttttttttttgctattttttatgcaagcttttgtattcactcctttttcttgcttcaagaatcatttttatgattttttagattatcaaataacatatctcctttttccttattcttcaagagccaacatatttaacattcataaacatcaacttcaaaagacatatgcactgttcaagcattcattcagaaaataaaaagtattgtcaccacatcaaaataattaaacttgtttcaaggatgaattcgaaaccatgtacttcttgttcttttgtagttaaaacatttttcattcaagagaggtgatggattcatattcataattttaaggcatagacacttagacactaatgatcatgtagtaaaggcacaaacataaataacaaataaggctcaaaaaccgaaaaacaggaaataaatagacaaggagattaaggaatgagtccaccttagtgagggtggcgtcttcctctcctTGAAGAACCAATGCTGCTCTTAAGCtcatctatgtctcttccttgtctttcttgctcctccctcatagctctttgatcttctctaattttatggaggatgatggagtgctcttgatgctccacccttagttgtcccatgttggaacttaattctcctagggaggtgttgatttgctcccaataattctgtggaggaaagtgcatcccttgaggcatctcagggatttcatggtgaggaatctcctcatgctcatgttgaggtctgatgtgcggaaaacgatctgacacaaaactcaccggcaagtgcaccaggtcgcatcaagtaataaaactcacgggagtgaggttgatcccacaaggattgaaggattgagcaattttagtttagtggttgatttagtcaagcggatcaagtgttggttgagtgatttgtgattaacagaaattaaattgcatgaaaaataaagggagaggggtaaattgcaggaaattaaagaaaacagaaaataaaagtgctgaatcttaaagaacaagaaattaaatggcagaaacttagtacgcaagaaatgtaaattgtagaatcttagagtgcaagaaatgtaaatggcttgaattgtaaatgggtcagggatgtgggattgcaaaaattaaacaagaaaacagtaaatctcaacaaacagaaacgtagaagatggattcaattaaacaaGATCTTAAATGCAAATGAAGATAAACTTGGTGTAGCAATGTagcaaggaaattgaaattgaaagatgtagatctcaggactcaagagactagataaccaagtctagatctcactgccttcttagatccaaatttagaattcaattgcaagagattagaaatcaaaacagaagaaaacttggattcaaatctcaattctccaatggtgcagtgaaagaaatagaaagagatctcaaggtgagattgagacagaatttcctcaattcttcaacacccaagactctaaatctccaaatagctcaaaAACCAAAAGTTCTCTACTGTGAATACTATTcaaattcttaaagaaaactctaaacgAAAAGCtctctaaaacttcaaatcctaagctatttatacactttcttcaaatgatcattcaATTAACTCATAAATCATGGACTCTTCTTCATGCTaaaatggcgccaacgtttgacccaacgtttgaggcaaacgttggcacaaacgttggcTTGCTTCAGGGGTGCTTTTGCTTGCatgtcatccacgtttggctcaacgtttgaggtcaaacgtgagctcaaacgtggatctcCCCATACTctctttttggccaacgtttgaggcaaacgttggcgcaaacgtggctcaattaACTCATAAATCATGGACTCTTCTTCATGCTaaaatggcgccaacgtttgacccaacgtttgaggcaaacgttggcacaaacgttcaGGGGTGCTTTGGGTGCTTTTGCTTGCACTTccttgccaaaatgtagccaacgtttgacctcacgtttgaggcaaacgttggctcaaacgttgccatgcccaggagtgctctttctcttctttttggcgccaacgtttgacctcacgtttgaggcaaacgttggcgcaaatgttgcCCTTCCTCGCTCCTTCctcagccaacgtttgactcaacatttgaggcaaatgttggcgcaaacgttggctcttctccagggtgtggttgcactcttcctcacgtttgagcccaagtttgaggcaaactttggctcaaacgtgagtCCTTCCTCTTGCCTCTTGCTATCACCCTTTTCCTCAACCTTCTTCCAAGGTTTCTTCTACCTAtcagttaagtgaaagtaaacacacaagcacacacttagactaacttacttattttaagaaaacaaacataatgcaaagaccaTTAACTAAAATGACCTAATAAGGATGCAAAGATTACTTTATACAGAAATGATGCATGCTTTCTTTGTAGTAAGGAGCAGGTCCACCTTTCATGTATCAggctttttcttgcttctttcatTTGCTTGGGTGTTGGTGTTCCctgtgtccatgtctgttgtctgttgaCCCCGCCAAAATCCAGCTTTATTCATTgcctcctctactctatcttcaagtctcatagccTTGCTTACTTCTATCTCACTTTTCCCTTTGAAGAACTCATTGAAAGTTGGAAAtgctggatccatgttgtgcagatgctctccaatatagttcattttgatttgactatttatgttgtagtcggcttggacttcatatcttgcatcttggagagttgtgaactctttgagagccctcatattttcagcttgcatttgtgctaactttccaaatgattcgtgagattgaaaagcatgctCCTCTTGCATCACGAAGAATTTTGACTCAAACTCACTTTGTCTGTTCATCATTCTCAGCTGCCATTCCTCTTgctcttgttggtttttcatgtaatgggaatggtattcctcttgcctttcttgaattctcatgtactgttgtgataatcttccaattgcttcctgcaCTTGAGTCATATCTAGAGTGTTATGTGGTGGAATGTGTTGctgttcttcttcctcttatggctcttcttcctccattggttcATTTCTTTGCCTTCTTCTTGGTAGTCTTCGGCTCTGCTGTGCTTCAGTAAcgatcatcattctttcaatggttataggcatgccCGGATTCAGCCATGTTGGATTTGCCTCTTCCATTGGCACCTTGGCTTTTATACATAAACGCATAATGGTGCTCGGGTAGTGTAGCCACCCTTCGGCCAAATTTTTCTCTGCTAACCTTTGAATGTCATTTGCAATTATCTCATGGATCTTCACTTCTCCTCCTGTTATTATGCAATATAACATGATAGCTCTCTTCTTATTGACCTCCGAGTTGTTTACTGTGCCTAAGATTGATCTCTTCATTAGCTCATACCAACATTttgcttcaggagtgagatctcCTCTTCTCAAGTACTTGTACTTGTTTTTAGTAGTTCCTACCCACTCCGTGTTGACTACACTAATCTCACTGGCAATCTCATCATAGTCTTGCTCTTCATTTAGCCTTTGATGGTATCCTGGCTTATCAAAATGGGTTGCCCTCAGTTTCAATACTTTCATGATAGTGTTTGGGCTAAAATCTACTTCAGTTCCCCACACATAACTCTTATAAGTTGGAGCTTGATTCATTTCGGTCCTTGGGGTATTGGCATAGAATTCTCATATAATGTTCGCATTGATTTTGGTAATTGGTGAAATGAGCTCCTCCCACCTCCTCTTCCTAATCTTGGCTTTCATTTCTTGGCACTCATCGTCTGGCAATAGAAGTGGAACCtctggatatatcttcttctGACTCATCCATTCAAGTTGTAGTTGATGGTACCAAGATCTAAATTTCCACTGGTCAAATTCAGGGGTGTTTTCTTCAACCATGGGCTCCTTTCCTCTCCtacgtttggttcttgaggaagaggccatgattGCTTGATTGGCTGATCTTTTTGAGGTTAGAGGGGGTGTGAAGAAAGTTGGAGATTTTGATGTGTTCAGAGAAAAATTTGGGGCTGAGCTTATATGATGAAGAATGATGGAGGGAATGGAGTTTGAATGGTTGGATTGCAGGGGGTGTGCAGCTCTTCGGTTATGTGCATGGCTTTGAAGGTGGTGTGTTATAATTACTTAAATGAACAATGGAGGGCTGGGATACAATTGGGTGTTATGcgaatcaaaggtgtgcatgtgaGGGTGAATGAGGACAAATTTTGCTTCTTCAATGATTTTCAACGTGATCATtccaaggagtggcagattcacTTTTTGAGACATGTGATgggattttgtcctcatgctatactctccctttgtcttgtctctttcattgaGTGTTCCTTGACCACCTAACCATCACAACAAGACAATAAAGATTAACATTATCAAACCGTGGCAAGAGTACTTCCTTTATTAACAACTATATGAACTCTCATTCCTTATATCTATTTTAACCGTGActtttcttggaggacaccaaacttaatgtttggtcatatagttgaaaaaaatgtttcttcctccaactagtgTTCTTGAAATCCCAATGTCACTCTTGGTTAAATATTTATAAGAGATgctttcattaaaaaaaaatttttctttttctctctttttttttcattggtgcatgattttttttattttcatgaagAGAAAGGAATTTTTGATCTTCTGAAAATGTCCACctatgcagacaccaaacttagtgtttggtcatatgcttTATCAGGATAACTAAGCATACAGTATGAAAATATTTGTAATactggtttggtgtgcttgaaggcacaccaaacttagaagccttagcatatgtttcaaaacagtgcacgcattcattaagtacgttcatgaaaagaaaagaaatcatgctcaggtgatcatagcttattgaattttaaaatgacataaatcttaaatcatggattgcctcccatggagcgctcttttattgtcactagcttgacactggggctttcttttatggtggttgatgattgtagtgcctcaacttgtcccccctgactgtgatcctcctctttgttccttgatgttcaatttcagcatgttctaATGAAAGTatattgctgacagtgtagtagtcatcagtctgttggtTTGTTCCCAGTTGTTGGTAGATCAATTGCACTTTATCACCTTTGGAcagcccttctgttggaatctttctgttcttccaacccctttttgttttgttcttgTATTTCCTCCTTCCTTTTGTTGACCTTTCTTCTTTGGCCGTAGGTTTACCTTGGAGATTTCTCTTCTTAGTGGCTAACACTACAATGTCCTCTTGAACTTCTTCATTATTTTGCATAGATTCTTTCCTTCTTTGATTTGTTGAATCATTTATCTCTTGTTTGGGAGGGCAGTTGTTGTCTGTCTTGTTGATTTCCTCCATCCATTGtagattttctttattttctgtacCATCCTTCTTTTTATGATTGAACTGTGCTTCTGGCAGTAAACTTAGAGTGATACTCTCATCATGCATCCTGagggttaattctccttgctctacatctatgatggctcttgcagtagctaaaaatggccttcccaagatgattgaattgttttcttcttcttcagtgtTCAGTATTACAAAGTTCGCAGGAAAAATAAACTTATCAACCTTAACTAAAAGGTTTTCAATCACTCCTTTGGGGTATACTACTGACTGGTCCACCAATTATAAAGACATCTGTATTGGTTTTACCTCTCCTATGCCAAGATTTTTCACTAATGATGATGGAATTAAGTTTATgcttgctcctaagtcacacatcccCTTGTTGATGAGTAGATTTCCAAGTGTGCAAGGTAGGAAGAAACTTCCAGGATCTTCCAGCTTGGGAGGGAGTCCTTTTCTGATGagcgcactacattcttcagtgagaagcacAGTTTCCTTCTCCAGCCAACTTCTTTTCCTGTTAATGAGTTCCTTCAAGAATTTGGCATATAAGGGCATCTGTTCCAATGCTTCAGCTAggggaatgttgatttccagcttcttgaaagtttccaGGAACTTGCGGAAGTGTTGatccttggtttctttgttgaacctctgagggtatggtagTGGAGGTGTGATGATCTTTACCCCTTGCTGCTGTCTTTGAATTACTTCCTTTGAATtatgtggctggttgtctttctctttgagtttctctggGACATTTCTTCTTGTTGTCATGTCCTCATTGCTAGCTTCCCTTTTCTCTGATGGTTCTTTGTTACTATCCAAAGGCTTCTTGGTCACCTCCTTGTTGTTGTCTATCAATGTTTTTCCACTCCGTAATTGTATAGCTTTCTGGGTGTGgctttggttgtttcttgaagtgttttggtttgagttcctctgccatggttgttgactCTGGTTGTGATTAtccccccatctgaggtttgggtggttcttccaggatggattgtatgtgtcaccatacacttcattctgtcaagaattttggttgtgcatgtactggacttgttcttgctgctgctcctcttgagtttcttcattttgcacccatgtggatgatggttggcttgtgttaactgctgcaacttggaggctatcaatcctcttggccatttgttcaaactgttgttgaatttgttgttgcatcatcttgttttgagccaaaatggAGTCTACtccttccagttctaataccccctttctctgtgatggttggcggtttctttgatgagcaaagaaatattgattgttggccaccatgtccacaagattctgggcttcctcagcagttttcatcagttgtagtgaacctccagcagaatgatctaatgcctcttgagatttcaatgtcaggccttcatagaaattttgcagcacgtcccattcattgaacatctctgggggacactttctgattaaagctttgtacctctcccatgcttcatacaaggattcggcatctaattgtgtaaatgtctgcacctcggtttttagcctgatgactctttggggtggatagaatttggctagaaatttggtcaccaagtcatcccaactagtgatacttccttggggaaaagttttAAGCCATtatgcggccttgtcccttaatgagaacggaaatagcagaagcttgtaggtttcaggattcacgccattggatttgacagtgtcacaaatccttaagaaggtagatagatgttggttgggatcttccaatgggctgcctccataggaacaattattctggacaagtgtaatgagttgtggttttagctcgaagttgtttgcattgacattgggAGTTAAGATGCTGCTTCCACGATGTCTGGGATTTGCAAAAGTGTAGGAGGCCAACACtctcctctgtggtggattgggattagatggatctccttccatctcgtgatattcttcctcagattcttcctctccaacaatacctTTTCCTctctcagctcttcttaatctcttgagagttctctggtcagcttCAGATAAGATAGGAGTAGCTCTCCCTGTatctgacatacaaacaaaacaaaagaaacaccaccagtaacacttcaatctattgctagaatgaagtttagtttaagcaaaatttcaaacagttagtgtgtcagtcaaaaattagagaaacagaaaagaaaaagtgcttgatctaaactaccacctcacttaatcattgtcaatctattcaatccccggcaacggcgccaaaaacttgatgtgcggaaaacgatccgacacaaaactcaccggcaagtgcaccgggtcgcatcaagtaataaaactcacgggagtgaggtcgatcccacaaggattgaaggattgagcaattttagtttagtggttgatttagtcaagcggatcaagtgttggttgagtgatttatgattaacagaaattaaattgcatgaaaaataaagggagaggggtaaattgcaggaaattaaagaaaacagaaaataaaagtgctgaatcttaaagaacaagaaattaaatggcagaaacttagtacccaagaaatgtaaattgcagaatcttaaagtgcaaNNNNNNNNNNNNNNNNNNNNNNNNNNNNNNNNNNNNNNNNNNNNNNNNNNNNNNNNNNNNNNNNNNNNNNNNNNNNNNNNNNNNNNNNNNNNNNNNNNNNNNNNNNNNNNNNNNNNNNNNNNNNNNNNNNNNNNNNNNNNNNNNNNNNNNNNNNNNNNNNNNNNNNNNNNNNNNNNNNNNNNNNNNNNNNNNNNNcaatgtttgacctcacgtttgaggcaaacattggctcaaacgttgccatgcccaggagtgctctttctcttctttttggcgccaacgtttgacctcacgtttgaggcaaacgttggcgcaaacgttgcccttCCTTGCTCCTTcctcagccaacgtttgcctcaacgtttgaggcaaacgttggtgcaaacattggctcttctccagggtgtggttgcactcttcctcacgtttgagcccaagtttgaggcaaactttggctcaaacatgAGTCCTTCCTCTTGCCTCTTGCTATCACCCTTTTcctcaaccttcttccaagctttcttctacctatcatcaaccaacaattgcatcaaagctatgctctaatcatgagagttattctttttcttgtcatataagcaattatggtataaaactcatgaaaatgcatcaattcattcatagttgattgaatctaaggaaacatgaaattccatCCAATTGGCTTACTTGTGGCTTAAGAaggtgcataaaactaaatgaaaacaaagaaaaagactagtgaaactaggctaagatgacttgtcatcaaggtccatgatctcttgtttgctccattcttttcttagtgatgggcttatcctcttcaatgaggatgt harbors:
- the LOC110268413 gene encoding uncharacterized protein LOC110268413; this encodes MTTRRNVPEKLKEKDNQPHNSKEVIQRQQQGVKIITPPLPYPQRFNKETKDQHFRKFLETFKKLEINIPLAEALEQMPLYAKFLKELINRKRSWLEKETVLLTEECSALIRKGLPPKLEDPGSFFLPCTLGNLLINKGMCDLGASINLIPSSLVKNLGIGEVKPIQMSL